A single genomic interval of Daucus carota subsp. sativus chromosome 1, DH1 v3.0, whole genome shotgun sequence harbors:
- the LOC108205529 gene encoding zinc finger protein ZAT10 has translation MTIEALSSPTIPTPPPSFHYKTLTLKQTNPTPTMHEPWMKKKRTKRPRSETTETPPTEEEYLALCLIMLARGTTDTTTASAAVMSHRVEASSTDHYKCSVCEKSFSSYQALGGHKASHRKLANGAGEEVSATTNSGTTATSVLNPSGRAHECTICHKSFPTGQALGGHKRRHYDGNIGSAAASAVTSSSGNGSSHHKDLDFDLNLPASPEVAVPLAVNVDFGRKNLNSGEQEVESPHPGKKARFSRPATMDGFGLAH, from the coding sequence ATGACAATCGAAGCTCTTAGTTCGCCAACTATACCCACACCACCCCCATCGTTTCATTacaaaaccctaaccctaaaacaaaCCAACCCTACTCCTACCATGCATGAGCCGTGGATGAAGAAGAAGCGCACGAAACGACCCCGTTCCGAGACGACCGAGACTCCGCCGACCGAAGAAGAGTATCTTGCTCTCTGTCTTATTATGCTTGCTCGCGGCACCACCGACACGACCACCGCCTCCGCCGCCGTTATGAGCCACCGTGTCGAAGCGTCTTCGACGGATCATTACAAGTGCTCTGTATGTGAAAAGTCTTTTTCGTCTTATCAGGCGCTCGGTGGCCATAAGGCGAGTCACCGCAAGCTTGCCAACGGCGCCGGAGAGGAAGTCTCGGCCACCACGAACTCCGGCACCACCGCCACGTCGGTGCTTAACCCGAGCGGCAGGGCCCACGAGTGCACCATCTGTCACAAGTCTTTTCCCACCGGCCAGGCGCTCGGAGGACACAAGCGCCGCCACTACGACGGGAATATCGGAAGCGCCGCCGCAAGTGCCGTGACGTCATCGTCAGGGAACGGGTCGAGCCACCACAAGGACTTGGACTTTGACCTTAACTTGCCGGCTTCGCCGGAAGTGGCGGTCCCATTGGCGGTCAACGTTGACTTTGGACGGAAGAATTTGAACTCCGGCGAACAGGAAGTGGAAAGTCCACACCCGGGAAAGAAAGCGCGGTTTTCGAGGCCCGCCACAATGGATGGATTTGGATTAGCTCAttga
- the LOC108204133 gene encoding uncharacterized protein LOC108204133 — protein sequence MVVCKCRKATKLYCFVHNVPVCGECVCFPEHHICVIRTYSEWVIDGEYDWPPKCCKCHAVLEEGTNGQTTRLGCLHVMHTSCLATHIKDFPPHTAPAGYVCPDCSTTIWPPKMVKDSGSRLHSKLKEAILQAGNEKKLLGNHPISVSAVDSRDTPPAFASDPLIHVSGSGGMLSGSTKPSSIGIEEIDNSSAGNPSSSNNESNFLKSSSPPGATTRKSALQAERQNSELSYYADDEDANRRKYTRRGSFRNKFLRLLLPFWSSALPTLPVTAPSRKDTSHSDEVQEGRTRHHRTSRMHPRKILLIIAIMACMATMGILYYRLAQGGFGEELPEEEPQQQ from the exons ATGGTGGTCTGCAAATGCCGCAAG GCGACTAAGCTATACTGTTTTGTGCACAATGTTCCTGTTTGTGGGGAATGTGTATGTTTCCCGGAGCACCATATATGCGTG ATCCGCACTTATTCCGAATGGGTAATAGATGGAGAGTATGATTGGCCTCCTAAGTGCTGCAAGTGTCATGCTGTGCTTGAAGAAGGGACTAATGGGCAAACCACCCGACTTGGTTGCCTAC ATGTAATGCATACAAGCTGTTTGGCTACACATATTAAAGATTTTCCTCCTCACACTGCTCCAGCTGGATATGTGTGTCCAGATTGTTCAACTACG ATATGGCCTCCTAAAATGGTTAAAGATTCAGGGTCCCGTCTTCACTCCAAGCTAAAAGAAGCTATCTTGCAG GCTGGCAACGAGAAAAAGTTGCTTGGAAACCATCCAATTTCAGTTTCAGCAGTAGATTCGAGGGATACTCCCCCTGCATTTGCTTCTGATCCATTGATTCATGTATCTGGTAGTGGAGGCATGCTAAGCGGTTCTACTAAACCTTCAAGTATTGGTATTGAGGAGATAGATAATTCTAGTGCAGGAAACCCGTCTTCATCCAATAACGAGTCCAATTTCTTGAAAAGTTCAAGTCCT CCTGGTGCTACCACAAGGAAAAGTGCATTACAAGCTGAAAGACAGAACTCTGAACTGTCGTACTATGCTGACGATGAAGATGCAAATCGGAGAAAGTATACTCGAAGAG GATCATTCCGTAACAAGTTTCTTAGATTGCTGCTGCCCTTTTGGTCAAGTGCATTACCAACTTTGCCTGTCACTGCACCGTCACGGAAAGACACTTCACATTCAGATGAAGTCCAAGAAGGTCGTACACGGCACCATAGAACTTCAAGGATGCATCCAAGGAAAATTCTTCTGATTATTGCAATTAT GGCATGTATGGCAACAATGGGTATTCTCTATTACAGACTTGCTCAAGGTGGTTTTGGTGAGGAGTTGCCTGAAGAAGAACCTCAGCAGCAATAG